A portion of the Desulfovibrio sp. Fe33 genome contains these proteins:
- a CDS encoding malate synthase G gives MTQRYLAGALSIHAELAEAVRTILKGTGLDEATFWSGAESIFRDFAPRNRELLAERDRIQAAMDEWHRAHPGQPGDKKTYHAFLREIGYLTPEGGDFAIATENVDPEIARIAGPQLVVPVTNARFALNAANARWGSLYDALYGSDVIARDGLPAKGYDPARGQQVMAWAAAHLDVAVPLANGSHRDVIGFELVDGPSGRNVVATLLNGGTTPLRDPAQFAGYVVDEDLKSLLFEKNGLHIELQFDPEHQVGRDHPAGIKDVILESAVSTIFDCEDSVAVVDGADKAQAFLNLFGLVMGDLEASFKKGGGTVTRTLADDRTYTAPDGSVLTLPGRSMMLVRTVGHLMTTDAVLMNGFGKNEEVPEGILDTLLAGLVFLHDLNGRGRWRNSRSGSVYIVKPKLHGPLEVAFTCELFAAVEKALDMPARTLKVGIMDEERRTTLNLKECIRAARDRVIFINTGFLDRTGDEIHTDMEAGPMVRKAAIKDEPWIAAYEDWNVDVGLACGFSGKAQIGKGMWPKPDLMREMVETKGAHPMAGANCAWVPSPTAATLHALHYHQVDVFERQRALAGKSRATLDALTTLPLMRGERPTEDEIARELANNAQSILGYVVRWVDLGVGCSKVPDINGVGLMEDRATLRISSQHLANWLRHGICTEEAVLETLKAMAKVVDRQNQGDPAYRPMAPHFDRSFAFRAARALIFEGAAQPNGYTEPILHTMRRMVKAADATTNQE, from the coding sequence ATGACGCAAAGATATCTCGCAGGCGCCCTGTCGATCCACGCGGAACTCGCCGAGGCCGTCAGGACCATTTTGAAAGGAACCGGCCTCGATGAAGCCACCTTCTGGAGCGGAGCCGAATCCATATTCAGGGACTTCGCTCCGCGCAACCGGGAGCTGCTGGCCGAACGGGACCGCATCCAGGCCGCCATGGACGAATGGCACCGGGCGCACCCCGGCCAGCCTGGAGACAAAAAGACATACCACGCCTTCCTGCGCGAAATAGGCTACCTGACGCCGGAAGGCGGTGATTTCGCCATTGCCACCGAAAACGTTGACCCGGAAATCGCCCGAATAGCCGGTCCGCAACTCGTGGTTCCCGTCACCAACGCCCGGTTCGCCCTGAACGCGGCCAACGCCCGATGGGGCAGCCTCTACGACGCCCTGTACGGCTCCGACGTAATTGCAAGGGACGGCCTCCCGGCCAAGGGATACGACCCGGCGCGCGGGCAACAGGTCATGGCCTGGGCCGCCGCGCACCTGGACGTCGCCGTGCCCCTGGCAAACGGGTCCCATCGGGACGTAATCGGGTTCGAACTGGTGGACGGCCCCTCGGGCAGAAACGTCGTCGCAACCCTGCTCAACGGCGGCACCACTCCCCTGCGCGACCCGGCCCAATTCGCTGGCTACGTGGTCGATGAGGACCTCAAGTCCCTGCTTTTCGAAAAGAACGGCCTGCATATCGAACTGCAATTCGATCCCGAGCATCAGGTGGGCCGCGACCATCCGGCGGGCATCAAGGATGTTATCCTGGAATCCGCCGTATCGACCATCTTCGACTGCGAAGACTCCGTTGCCGTGGTGGACGGCGCGGACAAGGCGCAGGCCTTCCTGAACCTGTTCGGCTTGGTCATGGGCGACCTTGAGGCGAGCTTCAAAAAAGGCGGCGGGACCGTTACCCGCACGCTCGCCGACGACAGGACATACACCGCGCCCGACGGTTCCGTCCTGACGCTGCCCGGACGAAGCATGATGCTGGTCCGCACGGTGGGCCACCTCATGACCACCGACGCAGTGCTCATGAACGGCTTCGGCAAGAACGAAGAAGTTCCCGAAGGCATCCTGGACACCCTGCTCGCAGGGCTCGTCTTCCTGCACGACCTCAACGGCCGCGGCCGTTGGCGGAACAGCAGGAGCGGCAGCGTGTATATCGTCAAGCCCAAGCTGCACGGCCCCCTGGAGGTCGCCTTCACCTGCGAGCTGTTCGCGGCCGTGGAAAAGGCGCTCGACATGCCCGCGCGGACCCTCAAGGTTGGCATCATGGACGAGGAACGTCGGACCACACTAAATCTCAAGGAATGCATCCGGGCCGCAAGGGACCGGGTCATATTCATCAACACGGGCTTCCTCGACCGCACGGGAGACGAGATTCACACGGACATGGAGGCCGGCCCCATGGTCCGCAAGGCGGCGATCAAGGACGAACCGTGGATCGCGGCCTACGAGGACTGGAACGTGGACGTGGGCCTGGCCTGCGGTTTTTCCGGCAAGGCCCAGATCGGCAAGGGGATGTGGCCCAAGCCGGACTTGATGCGCGAGATGGTCGAGACCAAAGGGGCGCACCCCATGGCCGGGGCCAACTGCGCCTGGGTTCCCTCGCCCACGGCGGCGACCCTGCACGCCCTGCACTACCATCAAGTGGACGTTTTCGAACGGCAGCGTGCGCTGGCCGGGAAATCCCGCGCCACGCTGGATGCCCTGACAACCTTGCCCCTCATGCGGGGCGAGCGTCCCACGGAGGACGAAATCGCCCGTGAATTGGCCAACAACGCGCAGTCCATTCTCGGCTACGTGGTCCGCTGGGTGGACCTGGGAGTGGGCTGCTCCAAGGTCCCGGACATCAACGGCGTGGGCCTCATGGAGGACCGGGCGACCCTGCGCATATCGAGCCAACACCTCGCCAACTGGCTGCGCCACGGAATCTGCACGGAAGAGGCCGTCCTCGAAACCCTCAAGGCCATGGCCAAAGTGGTGGACCGTCAGAACCAGGGCGACCCAGCCTATCGCCCCATGGCCCCGCATTTCGACAGGAGCTTCGCCTTCCGGGCCGCCCGAGCCCTCATCTTCGAAGGCGCGGCCCAGCCCAACGGTTACACGGAACCGATTCTCCACACCATGCGCCGCATGGTCAAAGCGGCCGACGCAACAACAAACCAGGAGTAA
- a CDS encoding glycosyltransferase family 2 protein, translating to MQLSVIIPVFNKFSLTRDCLFSLRDHAPEVSMEVLVVDNGSLDETRSELDPLGRNLFGDAFRVLRLPENRNFGPACNLGAAEAVGEFLLFLNNDTLLTPQWYPPLLEAHTGNCAVTGPLLMYPAGGVLPVDKVQHLGVACQPQLHFCHLYEFFPASHPVTRRSRTPQFLTGAALHLPKAVFMEAGMFHEGYINGAEDLELCVRVRKLGFALRCVPQSRIYHLQSQTPGRHDYERHNANLFKERNLWEIFPDLHLHLRQDGYELGLNEHLVPFARLPQRRKTILDRAFPREHGDLGRDECLSMMEREPLYAPAYERLAELCREEGDLSLLAEIRFLQTRFFPSREAAGRLCVAARKAGNGRLRREGERLIKFYLNLTVNSDLAAMAREMVVFGKRLEQTSLTNLYADWLAGKAL from the coding sequence ATGCAACTAAGCGTCATCATACCTGTTTTTAATAAATTCTCCCTGACGCGGGACTGTCTGTTTTCCTTGCGCGACCACGCGCCGGAAGTGAGCATGGAAGTGCTCGTGGTGGACAACGGCTCTTTGGACGAGACGCGATCGGAACTTGATCCTCTGGGCAGGAATCTGTTCGGGGACGCCTTCCGGGTTCTTCGCCTGCCGGAAAACCGCAACTTTGGTCCGGCTTGCAACTTGGGTGCCGCTGAAGCTGTCGGCGAGTTCCTGCTTTTCCTCAACAACGACACGTTGTTGACGCCGCAGTGGTACCCGCCCCTGCTGGAGGCTCATACAGGCAATTGCGCCGTGACCGGTCCGCTGTTGATGTATCCGGCAGGCGGAGTCTTGCCCGTCGACAAGGTCCAACATCTAGGTGTGGCCTGCCAGCCGCAATTGCATTTTTGCCATTTGTATGAATTCTTTCCAGCCTCTCACCCTGTGACCCGCAGATCGCGCACCCCGCAATTCCTGACCGGCGCCGCGCTGCATCTGCCTAAGGCGGTGTTCATGGAGGCGGGCATGTTCCATGAAGGATACATCAACGGGGCTGAGGACCTTGAGCTGTGCGTGCGTGTCCGTAAGCTCGGATTTGCCTTGCGTTGTGTGCCGCAAAGCCGGATCTACCACCTTCAAAGCCAGACTCCGGGGCGGCACGATTATGAGCGGCATAACGCCAACCTCTTCAAGGAGCGGAATCTGTGGGAAATATTCCCCGACCTTCATTTGCATCTTCGGCAGGATGGTTATGAATTGGGGCTTAACGAGCATCTGGTTCCGTTTGCCAGGCTTCCGCAGAGGCGGAAGACGATATTGGATCGGGCTTTTCCCCGCGAACATGGCGATCTGGGGCGTGATGAGTGTTTATCCATGATGGAGCGGGAACCGCTGTACGCTCCGGCTTACGAACGTCTGGCAGAGCTGTGTCGAGAGGAGGGAGACCTTTCCCTGCTCGCCGAGATTCGTTTTCTTCAGACCCGGTTTTTCCCCAGTCGGGAAGCTGCCGGGCGGCTGTGTGTGGCCGCAAGAAAAGCGGGGAACGGCCGCTTGCGCCGGGAGGGTGAACGTCTCATCAAGTTCTATTTGAATCTAACCGTGAATTCGGACCTTGCCGCCATGGCGCGGGAAATGGTCGTCTTTGGCAAGCGGCTGGAACAGACCTCGCTGACGAATCTTTATGCCGATTGGCTGGCGGGGAAGGCTTTATGA
- a CDS encoding glycosyltransferase family A protein: MTDVVLADFLAMGTMGRSHLILAAQSAFRVAERGGDPGAAALGARLLCLAWGEFPLDGAMATQLVRLSGAVPAVAGVLTEFGLQLAARVARADNGGNLPEAGQLFASGEYEEMGRCFETAVSRGPVLPVIRQAMHFQGILSNFAWLERFLERTLLPVDPELGELLLADVWLSGGMYGQAVGTLGKMVARSGHSVWGVKLAAALAGAGRIERAMNVLVRVLEDFPDHTTALLLLDSLAFPARRDVGLDGKCAVSIYSFNKSEELGRTLESVLASNLGPEVGDVTVRVLVNGSTDDSRAVAEAARDRFGGNMEIVVLPVNVGAPAARNWLLDAALREGARWIAFLDDDVLVPRDWLAGLAAGVKDFPEAGVWGCRVADVRSPSLVQHGDGFLLPQDEAARRGGRFSLQEPCVEVMAESLLGYRRYAASVTGCCHLFETDSLAGSGGFDLLFSPSQFDDLDLDLRRLRQGRLAAYLGDLRITHLRESTHFLKLSEGAAARSEMHRHLLEERHAPVWSELCAIQRAAVRADLTARRERLQRSGFLPDNS; this comes from the coding sequence ATGACCGATGTTGTTTTGGCCGATTTTTTGGCTATGGGAACAATGGGGCGCAGCCATCTGATCCTAGCGGCGCAGTCCGCGTTCAGAGTGGCCGAACGGGGCGGCGACCCAGGAGCGGCCGCCCTCGGGGCCAGGCTGCTCTGTTTGGCATGGGGGGAGTTCCCTCTGGACGGCGCTATGGCCACGCAATTAGTGCGCTTGTCGGGAGCCGTCCCTGCCGTGGCCGGGGTGTTGACTGAGTTCGGGCTGCAATTGGCCGCCAGGGTGGCCCGAGCGGACAACGGCGGCAATCTGCCGGAGGCCGGACAACTGTTTGCTTCGGGAGAATACGAAGAAATGGGGCGTTGCTTCGAAACGGCTGTTTCGCGCGGCCCGGTGTTGCCTGTGATTCGGCAGGCCATGCACTTCCAGGGCATCCTGTCGAATTTTGCTTGGCTGGAACGGTTTCTTGAGCGGACGCTTCTGCCTGTGGACCCGGAATTGGGAGAGTTGCTTTTGGCCGATGTCTGGCTGTCCGGCGGCATGTATGGGCAGGCTGTTGGGACCTTGGGCAAAATGGTCGCTCGCAGCGGCCATTCGGTGTGGGGCGTCAAGCTGGCTGCAGCATTGGCGGGAGCAGGGCGCATCGAGCGCGCTATGAACGTCCTCGTCAGGGTCTTGGAGGATTTTCCCGACCACACCACGGCGTTGCTGCTCCTCGACAGCCTGGCCTTTCCGGCCCGGCGCGATGTCGGGTTGGACGGCAAGTGCGCGGTTTCCATATATTCCTTTAATAAGTCAGAAGAGCTGGGACGGACCCTGGAGAGCGTTCTGGCCTCGAACCTGGGTCCCGAGGTCGGCGACGTCACCGTGCGCGTGCTGGTCAACGGAAGCACCGACGACAGCCGGGCCGTGGCTGAAGCGGCCCGCGACAGGTTCGGTGGGAACATGGAGATCGTTGTCCTGCCCGTGAACGTGGGCGCGCCCGCTGCGCGCAACTGGCTTCTGGACGCGGCCCTCCGCGAGGGGGCGCGTTGGATCGCCTTCCTTGACGACGACGTGCTTGTGCCGCGCGACTGGTTGGCCGGGCTGGCTGCGGGCGTGAAGGATTTCCCCGAAGCCGGAGTGTGGGGCTGCCGCGTAGCTGATGTGCGGTCGCCAAGTCTCGTCCAGCACGGCGACGGCTTCCTGCTTCCGCAGGATGAGGCGGCGCGCAGGGGAGGACGGTTCTCATTACAGGAACCCTGCGTGGAGGTCATGGCCGAGTCGCTGCTGGGCTATCGCCGCTATGCCGCTTCGGTAACCGGCTGCTGCCATCTCTTCGAAACGGATTCCCTGGCCGGGAGCGGCGGTTTCGATCTGCTTTTCTCTCCCAGCCAGTTCGATGACCTTGATCTCGACCTGCGCAGGCTTCGGCAGGGCAGGCTCGCCGCCTACCTGGGCGATTTGCGCATCACCCATTTGCGGGAATCGACGCATTTCCTGAAGTTGTCGGAAGGCGCGGCCGCGCGGAGCGAAATGCACCGTCACCTTCTGGAAGAACGTCACGCGCCCGTTTGGTCCGAACTGTGCGCCATACAGCGCGCTGCGGTGCGGGCGGATCTGACGGCAAGGCGCGAGCGGCTTCAGAGATCGGGATTCTTGCCCGACAATTCGTAG
- a CDS encoding glycosyltransferase family protein, with translation MNIAVLTFDSPDSACARYRVLAPLRHESVTVSWAVRSRGDNHAVNNDALLGADVILVQRFFPLDFTEQLLDACFNSGKPVIYDTDDLLQAIPEENPQHDLARRTMRTLDKIAHRFAAISVSTRALASTFKRRNSRVAVTPNRLDTTLWAPSEPRQEGTPVRILYAGTPTHSADLEILRAPLARLLEKYAEAVELTLFGCSSPSLESLPCVRFMPPTENYAAYVEAMNELSFDIGLAPLGDDPFNRAKSHVKWMEYAVRGIAGVFSDLPPYACVRHGRTGLLANSPRAWLDCLKTLIENPGARTRMALSAQEEVLSSHTVTDDTPGELLALCYELSGKNPDL, from the coding sequence TTGAATATAGCCGTTTTGACTTTCGACAGCCCGGATTCAGCTTGCGCCCGATACCGTGTCCTGGCCCCGCTTCGCCACGAATCCGTAACGGTGAGCTGGGCCGTTCGCAGCCGGGGCGACAATCACGCCGTGAACAATGACGCCCTTCTGGGGGCCGACGTAATCCTGGTACAGAGATTCTTTCCCTTAGACTTCACCGAACAACTGCTCGACGCCTGCTTCAACAGCGGGAAGCCGGTCATCTACGACACGGACGACCTGCTCCAGGCCATCCCCGAGGAAAACCCGCAGCACGATCTCGCCCGCCGCACCATGCGGACGCTGGACAAAATAGCGCACCGCTTCGCAGCCATCTCTGTTTCCACCCGAGCCCTGGCCTCGACCTTCAAACGCCGGAACAGCCGCGTGGCGGTGACGCCCAACAGACTGGACACGACTCTGTGGGCCCCCTCGGAACCAAGGCAGGAGGGAACGCCCGTCCGAATCCTCTACGCAGGCACTCCCACCCATTCGGCCGACCTCGAAATCCTGCGGGCTCCTCTGGCCCGGCTGCTCGAAAAATACGCAGAGGCCGTCGAGCTGACCCTGTTCGGCTGCTCTTCCCCCTCCCTGGAAAGCCTGCCCTGCGTGCGCTTCATGCCCCCGACTGAAAATTACGCGGCCTATGTCGAAGCCATGAACGAACTTTCCTTCGACATCGGCCTAGCCCCGCTTGGGGACGACCCGTTCAACAGGGCCAAGAGCCACGTCAAATGGATGGAATACGCCGTGCGCGGAATCGCAGGAGTGTTCAGCGATCTGCCGCCATACGCCTGTGTCAGACACGGCCGGACCGGCCTCCTGGCCAACTCGCCCCGGGCATGGCTGGACTGTCTGAAAACCCTGATCGAGAACCCCGGCGCACGGACCCGGATGGCGCTCAGCGCGCAGGAGGAAGTCCTGTCCTCCCACACCGTCACCGACGACACTCCCGGCGAATTGCTCGCCCTGTGCTACGAATTGTCGGGCAAGAATCCCGATCTCTGA
- a CDS encoding response regulator — MRKNTKTATIHILIVDDESDFASTLAKRLTHLGAKVDTAASGVDAYAALESSPIDVVLLDMNMPDLNGMETLKIIRKNFPRAKVIVLTGEGDMNRHMRSLEAGAFDYLLKPVPLERLWERIQDVMKA; from the coding sequence GTGAGAAAAAACACCAAGACCGCAACTATTCATATCCTCATTGTCGACGATGAGTCCGACTTCGCATCCACGCTGGCCAAGCGATTGACCCACCTCGGAGCGAAAGTGGACACCGCCGCGAGCGGGGTCGACGCCTATGCCGCGCTGGAATCATCCCCTATCGACGTGGTCCTGCTGGACATGAACATGCCCGACCTGAATGGAATGGAAACCCTCAAGATCATCCGCAAGAACTTCCCCCGTGCCAAGGTCATCGTGCTCACGGGAGAAGGCGACATGAACCGGCACATGCGGTCTCTCGAAGCAGGGGCCTTCGACTACCTGCTCAAACCCGTTCCCCTGGAACGGCTGTGGGAACGCATACAGGACGTCATGAAGGCGTAG
- a CDS encoding sensor histidine kinase, producing the protein MHPEKKSSYDNLSRNLSLTVITVSFAPLILVGGLLFHQFRSIYTEKVFAHLAEVVDKHAANINTFLQDKLIEVQYISRTSSFEYLTAPGHLEKALRGMQQQYGRIFVDLGIVDSKGRQVAYAGPFSLYGADYSGADWFRNSKERDAIISDVFEGLRQSPHFIISISQGQGEDRWTLRATIDFLSFSYLVRNLHIGQTGFAYIVNSGGVYQTRPKDKRNQDLELTPRRELTRPESLAGVSIYESFDAEGDDYITVSAPIKGGDWELIYQQKASDAFSAMTRTEFVALIVFLIGGMGIVAMALIISRKLVLRFQAIDQESELMSKQIVETGKLAAIGELAAGIAHEINNPVAIMIEEAGWVGDLMEDEGRELPSYAEIRRALTQVGNQGRRCKDITHKLLSFARQTDSRVIEMSVPDFIREVVEISMQQARFAQVEFALDLDESMPRISASATELQQVLLNLVNNAIQAMEPEGGKLSISCTMEDGQAVIAVGDTGPGIPAANLGRIFDPFFTTKPVGKGSGLGLSICFGIIHQMGGDIDVESTVGVGTRFTIRLPMPSPSWQPETRQENRDD; encoded by the coding sequence ATGCATCCCGAGAAGAAGTCATCATACGACAACCTGTCGCGAAATCTGTCGCTGACAGTCATCACGGTGTCCTTCGCCCCTCTCATTTTGGTGGGCGGCCTTCTCTTCCACCAGTTCCGCTCCATATATACAGAGAAGGTTTTTGCCCACCTGGCCGAAGTGGTGGATAAACATGCGGCCAACATCAACACGTTTCTGCAGGACAAACTCATCGAGGTTCAATACATCAGCCGAACCTCCTCCTTTGAATATCTTACTGCTCCGGGGCATCTGGAAAAGGCCCTGCGCGGGATGCAGCAACAATACGGCCGCATCTTCGTCGATCTGGGCATAGTTGACAGCAAGGGCCGCCAGGTGGCCTATGCCGGACCATTCAGCCTGTACGGCGCCGACTATTCCGGTGCCGACTGGTTCCGCAACTCCAAGGAACGCGACGCCATCATCAGCGACGTTTTCGAGGGGCTTCGTCAGTCTCCCCATTTCATCATATCCATCAGCCAGGGCCAGGGCGAGGACCGTTGGACCCTGCGCGCGACCATCGATTTTCTGTCGTTCAGCTACCTGGTGCGCAACCTTCACATCGGCCAGACCGGGTTCGCCTATATCGTCAACAGCGGCGGCGTGTACCAGACCCGTCCCAAGGACAAGCGCAACCAGGACCTGGAACTGACTCCGCGCCGTGAACTCACCCGGCCGGAATCCCTGGCCGGGGTTTCCATCTACGAGTCCTTCGACGCCGAGGGCGACGACTACATCACCGTATCCGCTCCCATCAAGGGCGGGGACTGGGAACTGATCTACCAGCAGAAGGCCTCCGACGCCTTCTCGGCCATGACCCGTACCGAGTTCGTCGCCCTGATCGTCTTTCTCATCGGCGGCATGGGCATCGTCGCCATGGCCCTTATCATCTCCCGCAAACTCGTGCTCAGGTTCCAGGCCATCGACCAGGAATCCGAACTCATGAGCAAGCAGATCGTCGAGACCGGCAAGCTGGCGGCCATCGGCGAGCTGGCCGCGGGCATCGCCCATGAAATCAACAATCCCGTGGCCATTATGATCGAGGAGGCGGGTTGGGTCGGCGACCTCATGGAGGACGAGGGGCGTGAGCTGCCGTCCTATGCCGAGATTCGGCGCGCGCTCACCCAGGTCGGCAACCAGGGACGGCGGTGCAAGGACATCACCCACAAGCTTCTGAGCTTCGCCCGGCAGACCGACTCCCGCGTGATCGAAATGTCCGTGCCGGACTTCATTCGCGAAGTGGTGGAAATTTCCATGCAGCAGGCGCGGTTCGCCCAGGTGGAGTTCGCCCTCGACCTGGACGAGTCCATGCCCCGCATCAGCGCGTCGGCCACCGAGCTGCAACAGGTGCTGCTCAATCTGGTCAACAACGCCATCCAGGCCATGGAGCCCGAGGGCGGCAAGCTGTCCATTTCCTGCACCATGGAGGACGGCCAGGCGGTCATCGCGGTGGGCGACACCGGGCCCGGCATCCCCGCCGCCAACCTGGGGCGGATTTTCGATCCGTTCTTTACCACAAAGCCCGTGGGCAAGGGGAGCGGGTTGGGATTGTCCATATGTTTCGGAATAATCCACCAGATGGGTGGTGATATAGACGTGGAAAGCACAGTGGGCGTGGGAACGCGGTTTACCATCCGGCTGCCGATGCCGTCGCCCTCATGGCAACCTGAAACGCGACAGGAGAATCGAGATGACTGA
- a CDS encoding response regulator, whose amino-acid sequence MTDATVLIVDDERGFVETMAKRLEKRNMTVFQAFNGDEAMVRLADHPNIQVVILDMKMPGKDGLVVLQEIKEAYPLVEVIMLTGHATVPSAVEGIQHGAFDYLMKPCSFEDLNQKIAEAVELKNEREEEAVEARLSNIAGRMG is encoded by the coding sequence ATGACTGATGCCACTGTTTTGATCGTGGACGACGAGCGGGGGTTCGTCGAGACCATGGCCAAGCGGCTCGAAAAGCGCAACATGACCGTTTTTCAGGCCTTCAACGGTGACGAGGCCATGGTCCGGCTGGCGGATCATCCGAACATCCAGGTGGTTATCTTGGACATGAAGATGCCCGGAAAGGACGGCCTTGTGGTTCTGCAGGAAATCAAGGAGGCGTACCCCCTGGTCGAGGTCATCATGCTGACCGGCCACGCCACGGTCCCCTCGGCTGTGGAGGGCATCCAGCATGGCGCCTTCGACTACCTGATGAAGCCGTGCAGCTTCGAGGATCTGAATCAGAAGATCGCCGAGGCCGTGGAGCTCAAGAACGAGCGTGAGGAAGAGGCCGTCGAGGCCCGGCTAAGCAACATCGCCGGGCGCATGGGGTAA
- a CDS encoding response regulator: protein MDRAKNTENGVCRDMRLLIVDDETGFAEVLCKRMRRRGVDASSASSGDEAVRLLRREEFDVAIVDLKLQGMNGIEILKVFRLMAPEMPVLMLTGHGSEEARDECLKLGAAGYLSKPVDFDRLLAKALEVCAGRVRA from the coding sequence GTGGACAGGGCCAAGAACACCGAAAACGGCGTCTGCCGGGATATGCGCCTGCTCATCGTGGACGATGAGACAGGGTTCGCCGAGGTCCTGTGCAAGCGTATGCGCCGACGCGGTGTGGACGCCTCCTCGGCGTCCAGCGGCGACGAGGCGGTCCGCCTGCTTCGTCGCGAGGAGTTCGACGTGGCCATCGTGGATCTCAAGCTCCAGGGCATGAATGGTATAGAGATCCTCAAGGTATTCCGGCTGATGGCTCCGGAAATGCCTGTTCTTATGCTTACCGGCCACGGCAGCGAAGAGGCTCGCGACGAGTGTCTCAAACTCGGCGCGGCGGGCTACCTCTCCAAGCCCGTTGATTTCGACAGACTGCTCGCCAAGGCGCTCGAGGTGTGCGCCGGGAGGGTGCGGGCGTGA
- a CDS encoding response regulator: MNRTRVLLIDDEAGYTDALAKRLNRRGLSVTTAGGGPEALEIMGSESFDVVLLDVRMAGMDGIKTLSAIKRQHPDVEVVMLTAHANTDIVISSLAMGAYDYLMKPADVEELVRKIEDAAMRKRSNSK; this comes from the coding sequence GTGAACCGAACCAGGGTGCTGCTCATTGATGACGAAGCCGGGTATACCGACGCCTTGGCCAAGCGGCTGAATCGTCGCGGCCTGTCGGTGACGACGGCCGGCGGCGGGCCGGAGGCCCTTGAAATCATGGGGTCGGAATCTTTCGATGTGGTCCTGCTCGATGTCAGGATGGCGGGCATGGACGGCATCAAGACCCTGAGCGCCATCAAACGGCAGCATCCGGACGTGGAAGTGGTCATGCTGACCGCCCACGCCAATACGGACATAGTCATTTCAAGCCTGGCCATGGGGGCCTACGACTACCTCATGAAGCCGGCGGATGTGGAGGAACTGGTTCGCAAAATCGAAGATGCGGCCATGAGAAAAAGAAGCAATTCGAAGTGA
- a CDS encoding sulfite exporter TauE/SafE family protein: MRFFKQWGNFMMAGAGAMAQWEIENAKSIVSSRKKLLLIGLMIIPIILIGVAFADDIGPALPDLLGGKKAYSPAFYSLGIFLISIAIGVGAGLITGCIGAGGGFIIAPALMSAGIKGILAVGTDLFHIFAKAIMGSVIHRKLGNVSVSLAVVFLVGAVLGATAGGVINRVLYEINPILSDAFITTVYSLMLGFLGFYALTDYLRSRKAAHGGDAHGGSEGAELGALCRNLQDIKCPPMIKFDQDLVAGGRQISWIFLVLSGALVGLAAGIMGVGGGFLTFPIFVYVLGVSSMTTVGTDIFQIVFTAGFASITQYAIYGFIFYTLAMGMLIGSLLGIQIGALVTKVVPGITIRGFYAMAVLAGFMNRIFALPGKLAEMEVISLSPGMGGILNTIGIWAFFIVIGGFSVWVIGTFLMNISKLKRKEA; encoded by the coding sequence ATGCGATTTTTCAAGCAATGGGGTAATTTCATGATGGCTGGGGCCGGCGCCATGGCCCAATGGGAGATTGAAAATGCCAAGTCCATCGTGAGCAGCCGGAAAAAACTTCTGCTCATCGGGCTGATGATAATTCCCATCATTCTGATCGGCGTGGCCTTTGCCGACGATATCGGCCCGGCCCTGCCCGACCTGCTCGGCGGCAAGAAGGCGTACAGCCCGGCCTTCTACAGCCTGGGCATTTTCCTTATCTCCATCGCCATCGGCGTCGGAGCTGGCCTTATTACCGGCTGCATCGGCGCGGGCGGCGGTTTCATTATCGCCCCGGCGCTCATGTCTGCGGGCATCAAGGGTATTCTGGCCGTCGGTACCGACCTGTTCCACATCTTCGCCAAGGCGATCATGGGCAGCGTCATCCACCGCAAACTCGGCAACGTGTCGGTCTCCCTGGCGGTGGTGTTCCTGGTCGGAGCCGTACTCGGGGCCACGGCAGGCGGCGTGATCAACCGCGTGCTGTACGAGATCAACCCGATTCTCAGTGACGCCTTCATCACCACCGTCTATTCGTTGATGCTCGGTTTCCTGGGCTTCTACGCCCTGACCGATTATCTGCGTTCGCGCAAGGCCGCCCACGGCGGCGACGCTCACGGCGGCTCGGAAGGAGCCGAACTCGGCGCTCTCTGCCGCAATCTGCAGGACATCAAGTGCCCGCCCATGATTAAGTTCGACCAGGACCTGGTGGCAGGCGGCCGTCAGATATCCTGGATATTCCTGGTTCTGTCCGGTGCCCTGGTCGGTCTGGCCGCGGGTATCATGGGCGTCGGCGGCGGGTTCCTGACCTTCCCAATCTTCGTCTACGTGCTCGGCGTGTCCTCCATGACCACGGTGGGTACCGACATCTTCCAGATCGTTTTCACCGCAGGTTTCGCGTCTATCACCCAGTACGCCATCTACGGATTCATCTTCTACACCCTGGCGATGGGTATGCTCATCGGTTCGCTGCTGGGCATCCAGATCGGCGCCCTGGTGACCAAGGTCGTCCCCGGTATCACCATCCGCGGGTTCTACGCCATGGCTGTGCTGGCCGGTTTCATGAACCGTATCTTCGCCCTGCCCGGCAAGCTGGCGGAAATGGAGGTTATCTCCCTCTCTCCGGGAATGGGCGGCATCCTCAACACCATCGGCATCTGGGCGTTTTTCATCGTTATCGGAGGATTCTCCGTCTGGGTGATTGGAACCTTCCTGATGAACATTTCCAAGCTGAAGAGAAAGGAGGCCTAA